A single window of Paenibacillus sp. FSL H8-0537 DNA harbors:
- a CDS encoding tRNA threonylcarbamoyladenosine dehydratase, with amino-acid sequence MLHQFSRTELAIGPEGLELMKGSTVAVLGIGGVGGIAAEALARTGIGRIILVDKDVVDITNVNRQIHALTTTVGEPKADLMRDRIKLINPECDAVSLRMFYTEETFEKFFEYPIDYVVDASDTISYKIHLIKQCLERKIPIISSMGAANKMDPTKFEVVDISKTHTDPIARVVRQRLRKEGIHKGVKVVFSSETPKKPRQDVTQRIVPENAPEIRKAQQPPASNAFVPPVAGLIMVSVVVQDLLAKADITV; translated from the coding sequence ATGCTGCACCAATTTTCACGCACGGAGCTGGCAATCGGGCCGGAAGGCCTCGAGCTGATGAAAGGGAGCACGGTAGCGGTGCTTGGTATCGGCGGCGTGGGCGGCATTGCTGCTGAGGCGCTTGCCCGTACAGGCATTGGCCGTATTATTTTGGTCGATAAAGATGTTGTCGATATTACAAACGTCAATCGCCAGATCCATGCGCTTACGACGACCGTTGGCGAGCCGAAGGCAGACTTGATGCGCGACCGCATTAAGCTCATTAACCCAGAGTGCGACGCGGTATCTCTGCGCATGTTTTATACGGAAGAGACGTTCGAGAAATTTTTTGAATATCCGATTGATTATGTGGTCGATGCTTCCGATACGATTTCGTACAAAATCCATTTGATCAAGCAATGCCTGGAGCGCAAAATTCCGATTATTTCGAGCATGGGCGCCGCTAACAAAATGGACCCGACGAAATTTGAAGTGGTGGATATTTCCAAAACCCACACCGATCCTATTGCCCGCGTTGTGCGGCAGAGACTGCGCAAGGAAGGCATTCATAAAGGCGTGAAGGTTGTGTTCTCCTCGGAGACGCCGAAGAAGCCGCGTCAAGATGTGACGCAGCGCATCGTGCCCGAGAACGCGCCGGAAATTCGCAAGGCACAGCAGCCGCCAGCGAGCAATGCATTTGTTCCTCCAGTGGCGGGGCTGATTATGGTCAGTGTCGTCGTGCAGGATCTGCTGGCGAAGGCAGATATTACAGTCTAG
- a CDS encoding response regulator: MAQANVIKVVIAEDEVIIRGTLVRKLEGLDQAIQIVGSAQDGKEALELVKREQPDLLITDIRMPVMDGIELIGSIHRYYPRMRKIITSGFADFEYARQAIQYNVIEYLLKPIATSELARVYNRVKTLIEAERTDYNPPVKSLQPSEADTDTNELVQMVQGFIREHYRENLSLEQIARSFNFTASHLSKVFMKHTEESPSRYLMSLRINEAKYLLRNHAHLSIKEVGEQVGYSDPFYFSRIFKQMTGFMPKEFQK; this comes from the coding sequence ATGGCTCAAGCAAACGTCATTAAAGTTGTTATTGCCGAAGACGAAGTTATCATCCGAGGTACGCTGGTGCGCAAGCTCGAAGGTCTTGATCAGGCCATTCAAATTGTCGGCTCCGCCCAGGATGGCAAAGAAGCGCTCGAGCTTGTGAAGCGGGAGCAGCCGGATCTGCTCATTACCGATATTCGGATGCCCGTCATGGATGGCATTGAGCTCATTGGGTCCATCCACCGCTATTATCCACGCATGCGCAAAATTATTACAAGCGGCTTTGCGGATTTTGAATACGCGCGGCAAGCGATTCAGTACAATGTCATTGAATATTTGCTGAAGCCGATTGCAACCTCTGAGCTTGCGCGGGTATACAATCGCGTAAAGACACTAATTGAAGCGGAACGGACTGATTATAACCCCCCGGTGAAAAGCCTCCAGCCAAGCGAAGCGGATACGGATACGAATGAATTGGTGCAAATGGTACAAGGCTTCATACGCGAGCATTACAGGGAGAATCTCAGCCTGGAGCAAATTGCCCGCAGCTTCAATTTTACCGCCTCCCACTTGAGCAAAGTTTTTATGAAGCATACGGAGGAGTCCCCTTCCCGCTATTTGATGTCGCTGCGTATCAACGAAGCGAAATATTTGCTTCGCAATCATGCTCATCTCTCTATCAAGGAGGTTGGGGAGCAGGTCGGATATAGCGACCCGTTTTATTTCAGCCGCATCTTCAAGCAAATGACGGGCTTTATGCCGAAGGAGTTTCAGAAATAA
- a CDS encoding FusB/FusC family EF-G-binding protein produces the protein MREPFIRNHQYNEIKKQAGILQHALGTVVDLKILESVKYTAESKIMEMFPAATAEQKQMLEAVSTLRTKEDFAKYLRDLEAYLTEFPAITAKQIQKLFPKNKKLRLPDLAAIDYRYVTYLSWIDIASNKLFIVYPINGQFVGVEGRYNRANKKNYCFVCNRFEELALFSAITKKRPAGTSPDYYKAIGNYMCAKSDDCNKNITNTTALEKFIDAVIG, from the coding sequence ATGCGTGAACCATTTATTAGAAACCATCAATATAATGAGATAAAAAAACAAGCCGGTATTTTGCAGCATGCGCTTGGCACGGTTGTCGATTTGAAAATTTTGGAGTCCGTTAAATATACGGCAGAATCTAAAATTATGGAGATGTTCCCAGCCGCCACCGCCGAGCAGAAGCAAATGCTTGAGGCCGTTTCTACGCTGAGGACGAAAGAGGATTTTGCCAAGTATTTGCGGGATCTGGAAGCCTATTTGACGGAGTTTCCAGCCATTACAGCCAAACAGATACAGAAGCTTTTTCCCAAAAATAAAAAGCTCAGGCTGCCCGATCTAGCCGCTATCGACTATCGCTATGTCACTTATTTAAGCTGGATTGATATTGCGAGCAATAAGCTGTTTATCGTTTATCCGATAAATGGGCAGTTTGTTGGCGTCGAAGGCCGCTACAACCGGGCCAACAAGAAAAACTATTGCTTTGTGTGCAATCGGTTCGAGGAGCTTGCTTTATTTTCCGCCATAACGAAAAAAAGGCCCGCGGGCACATCACCCGACTACTACAAAGCCATCGGAAACTATATGTGCGCCAAAAGCGATGATTGCAATAAAAACATTACAAATACGACCGCACTGGAAAAGTTCATCGATGCGGTAATCGGATAA
- a CDS encoding replication-associated recombination protein A, producing the protein MDLFSYQEAETPRARLLADRMRPQTLDEYIGQEHIVGEDKLLRRAIEGDQVSSILLYGPPGCGKTTLANIISKRTAGEFVKLNAVDATVKDVREVIEQARLSKTMYGKKTILFLDEVHRFNTARQDALLPAVEQGIIIFIGATTENPFHHVNGALLSRSTLFQLEPLGPQHALESMKRALADKGRGLGFMELHCDEEALAHIANMAGGDIRRALNALELAAVTTPSEPDGSVHITLEVAQESIRNRAVKADQSTQYDVLSAFHKSVRGSSDAALFWFLYAVEKLGMDPMTFIRRLIVACSEDIGLANPQAMVQAVTAMDAYHKIGWPEAKYNVSQAILFAVESPKSNATAMAIGKAMTMMEGLGAAEVPLHLRDTHYKGSAQLGHEGYKYPHDYPGHYVQQQYLPDKLREMSFYQASEQGMEDKIRQNQELRKRPKGKK; encoded by the coding sequence ATGGATTTATTTTCTTATCAGGAAGCGGAGACGCCGCGGGCGAGGCTGCTAGCCGACCGCATGCGACCGCAGACGCTGGATGAATATATTGGGCAAGAGCATATCGTTGGAGAGGACAAGCTGCTGCGCCGGGCGATTGAAGGGGATCAGGTGTCATCCATTTTGTTGTACGGCCCGCCGGGCTGCGGCAAGACGACGCTTGCCAACATTATTTCCAAGCGGACAGCGGGCGAGTTCGTCAAGCTGAACGCCGTTGACGCTACGGTGAAGGATGTGCGCGAAGTTATTGAGCAAGCCCGTCTGAGCAAAACGATGTATGGCAAAAAAACAATTTTGTTCCTCGACGAGGTGCATCGCTTCAACACGGCAAGACAAGATGCGCTGCTGCCGGCGGTTGAGCAGGGCATCATCATTTTTATTGGCGCGACGACGGAAAATCCATTCCACCATGTAAATGGGGCGCTTCTGTCACGCTCGACACTGTTTCAATTGGAGCCGCTAGGTCCGCAGCATGCGCTGGAGTCCATGAAGCGGGCGCTGGCCGATAAAGGCCGCGGGCTGGGCTTTATGGAGCTGCACTGCGACGAGGAGGCGCTGGCGCATATCGCGAATATGGCAGGCGGCGACATTCGCCGCGCTTTGAACGCGCTGGAGCTGGCCGCTGTGACGACACCTTCTGAGCCGGACGGCTCGGTACATATTACGCTGGAGGTGGCGCAGGAATCGATACGCAACCGTGCGGTCAAAGCGGATCAATCGACGCAATATGATGTGCTGTCTGCGTTTCATAAAAGCGTTCGCGGCTCCAGCGATGCAGCGCTGTTCTGGTTTTTGTACGCGGTGGAGAAGCTTGGCATGGACCCGATGACGTTTATCCGCCGGCTGATCGTCGCTTGCAGCGAGGACATTGGCCTTGCGAATCCGCAAGCGATGGTGCAGGCGGTAACGGCGATGGATGCTTATCACAAAATCGGCTGGCCGGAGGCGAAATACAATGTGTCACAAGCGATTTTGTTCGCGGTAGAAAGCCCAAAATCGAATGCAACGGCGATGGCGATCGGCAAGGCGATGACGATGATGGAGGGGCTGGGCGCAGCCGAAGTGCCGCTGCATTTACGCGATACGCATTATAAAGGCTCGGCGCAGCTTGGTCACGAAGGCTACAAGTACCCGCATGATTATCCGGGGCATTATGTGCAGCAGCAATATTTGCCAGACAAGTTGCGGGAAATGAGCTTTTACCAGGCATCCGAACAGGGCATGGAGGATAAAATCCGGCAAAACCAAGAGCTGCGGAAACGTCCGAAAGGGAAGAAGTAG
- a CDS encoding fumarylacetoacetate hydrolase family protein, with product MKLLTFTEQGAERLGVKTEQGILDVAAASVACKGSASVPQNIHQVIEGGAEAVEALHRLADEAISRAAELGPVFLDEAELVFAPAVTSPGKILCIGLNYRKHAEESNAAIPEVPILFSKFSNTLAAHGEAVPLPIASEKVDYEAELAIVIGKEAKHVTEEEALSYVFGYCAANDLSARDLQMRTGQWLLGKTCDKFAPLGPYLVTADEVGNPNELEMKCIVNGEVRQHSNTSDMIFNCKEIVSYVSRHMTLSPGDVILTGTPEGVMLGYPVDKQSYLKAGDHVTIEIEKLGSLTNLMVLET from the coding sequence ATGAAGCTGTTAACATTTACGGAGCAAGGTGCAGAGCGTTTGGGAGTAAAGACGGAGCAAGGCATTCTCGATGTGGCGGCAGCCAGCGTAGCTTGTAAAGGCAGTGCATCCGTACCTCAAAATATTCATCAGGTCATTGAAGGCGGGGCGGAGGCCGTTGAAGCCCTTCACCGTCTGGCGGACGAAGCGATCAGCCGTGCCGCTGAGCTTGGCCCTGTATTTCTCGATGAAGCGGAGCTGGTGTTTGCCCCTGCTGTGACAAGCCCTGGCAAAATTCTTTGCATAGGCCTTAATTACCGCAAGCATGCGGAGGAGTCCAATGCGGCCATTCCCGAGGTGCCGATTTTGTTCAGCAAATTTAGCAATACGCTCGCTGCCCATGGAGAAGCGGTGCCGCTTCCTATTGCTTCCGAGAAGGTGGATTACGAGGCAGAGCTAGCGATTGTCATCGGCAAAGAAGCGAAGCATGTGACGGAGGAGGAAGCGCTCAGCTACGTATTCGGCTACTGCGCGGCCAATGATTTGTCGGCTCGCGATTTGCAAATGCGGACAGGCCAGTGGCTGCTGGGCAAAACCTGCGACAAATTTGCGCCGCTTGGCCCTTATCTCGTAACAGCGGACGAGGTAGGCAATCCGAATGAGCTGGAGATGAAATGTATCGTAAACGGCGAGGTGCGTCAGCACTCGAACACGAGCGATATGATTTTTAACTGCAAGGAAATCGTCAGCTATGTTTCGCGCCATATGACGCTGTCGCCGGGTGATGTCATTTTGACGGGTACGCCTGAAGGCGTCATGCTCGGTTATCCGGTGGACAAGCAAAGCTATCTCAAGGCAGGAGACCATGTTACGATCGAAATCGAAAAGCTTGGCAGCTTGACGAATCTAATGGTTCTGGAAACATAA
- a CDS encoding CopD family protein, with the protein MIYLSETLLYVCFALLMGAFTLRLVPEGKRPQVVVPDRLLLACTLAIPVLSFVPLDQTARTFAADFELSYVQMMKSLLLDAVAGKAFVWTLLSSLGLSVLLAMKSFRQDRHMPKVGLFITLLLAVWLGYASHASALYGLKGVVIHSAHFIAVTIWLGIVVTISWFSKDENHWETFLSWFSTLAFGCFFVTISAGITLMTFTTPEYVNAWMLPYGQMLLIKHLLLLPLLLLAYTNSFGYKNKLKQDAAFRPLPWLKAESLVALLIFIATSVLGQQAPPHEVKETLQTTAPSSLFTTIYKGSFSPDITLHFSLGLDSWLLLASAAIMIVGFFRMYRSNSLMPAFAMGLLAAAFGYGALLFAIA; encoded by the coding sequence ATGATTTATTTGAGCGAGACGCTTCTGTATGTTTGCTTTGCGTTGTTAATGGGCGCATTTACTTTGCGTCTCGTGCCGGAGGGCAAGCGTCCGCAGGTTGTTGTCCCTGATCGCTTGCTGCTGGCCTGCACGCTTGCTATCCCTGTGCTTTCGTTTGTTCCGCTTGATCAAACGGCACGTACTTTCGCCGCCGACTTTGAACTTAGCTATGTGCAAATGATGAAAAGCCTGCTGCTTGATGCCGTAGCAGGCAAAGCCTTCGTGTGGACGCTGCTTAGCTCCCTCGGCCTGTCCGTCCTGCTCGCAATGAAATCCTTCCGGCAGGACCGCCATATGCCGAAGGTTGGGCTGTTCATAACCTTGCTGCTGGCTGTATGGCTCGGTTATGCCAGTCACGCCTCAGCGCTCTATGGGCTGAAAGGGGTCGTCATTCACAGCGCCCATTTTATAGCCGTCACCATTTGGCTGGGCATTGTCGTTACGATAAGCTGGTTTTCGAAGGACGAAAACCATTGGGAGACGTTTTTATCGTGGTTTTCAACGCTCGCCTTCGGCTGTTTTTTCGTAACGATATCAGCGGGCATTACGCTAATGACCTTTACAACGCCAGAATATGTTAACGCCTGGATGCTGCCGTACGGGCAAATGCTGTTGATTAAGCATTTATTGCTGCTGCCGCTGCTGCTGCTCGCGTATACGAACAGCTTCGGCTACAAAAACAAGCTCAAGCAAGATGCCGCTTTCCGCCCGCTCCCTTGGTTAAAGGCAGAAAGCCTGGTCGCCTTGCTGATTTTTATCGCCACAAGCGTGCTGGGCCAGCAGGCCCCACCGCATGAGGTGAAGGAAACACTGCAAACAACAGCACCATCTTCTTTGTTCACAACGATTTATAAAGGAAGCTTCAGCCCTGATATTACGCTTCATTTTTCGCTCGGACTTGATAGCTGGCTGCTGCTTGCATCAGCTGCTATTATGATTGTCGGCTTTTTCCGGATGTACCGCAGCAATTCGCTGATGCCTGCTTTTGCGATGGGACTGCTGGCTGCCGCATTTGGCTACGGCGCACTCCTGTTTGCCATTGCGTAG
- a CDS encoding copper resistance protein CopC: MKRIILIMLAVIWLVPGAVFAHSKIEQATPAVDETVTASPAQISLTFNTDIEKLSTFKLLNAAGEQIATDEVTVDGKTMSGAVPTALENGIYTVKWAIIGADGHAIEGDYSFTVNAPEAAASEQPASASPSPESSSTPEAAATESPALETASPAASAAPTADPAAPTEGKDSSSTTSVIIIVVVILLIAVIAAAARRRKK; the protein is encoded by the coding sequence ATGAAACGTATTATTCTAATTATGCTGGCTGTTATTTGGCTAGTTCCCGGTGCCGTTTTTGCCCATTCCAAAATCGAGCAGGCCACACCTGCCGTAGACGAGACGGTAACGGCATCACCTGCTCAAATTTCTCTTACTTTCAATACGGATATCGAAAAGCTCAGTACATTCAAGCTTTTGAACGCGGCTGGCGAACAAATCGCCACCGATGAAGTCACTGTAGACGGAAAAACGATGAGCGGTGCGGTTCCAACGGCGCTGGAGAACGGGATATACACGGTAAAATGGGCGATTATCGGCGCTGACGGCCATGCGATTGAGGGCGACTACAGCTTCACCGTCAACGCGCCGGAAGCTGCTGCAAGCGAGCAGCCTGCATCGGCCTCCCCTTCGCCTGAAAGCTCATCAACGCCTGAAGCAGCGGCTACCGAGTCGCCTGCCCTTGAAACGGCAAGCCCTGCGGCAAGTGCTGCGCCAACAGCAGATCCTGCAGCCCCTACGGAAGGAAAGGATAGCAGCTCCACAACGAGCGTGATCATTATTGTCGTTGTCATTTTGCTTATTGCCGTTATCGCTGCCGCTGCGAGAAGACGTAAAAAATGA
- a CDS encoding hemolysin family protein, with amino-acid sequence MNKHNYRHLKTARDGRGGAPTVTGASMFWGRAGEAALGETIQFVLFAGLLLANGFFTAAETAMLRLRPDQLHKLQSGRRSSKRAAASAAMLREPQTYLTICQLGITLASLGMGWMGIPAFRLLFDSWLTGMSGQVPIAPIVAEVCAVAAALLLAAMLHSVCGALVPKAIAGHRAKRVVALAAAPLFYFHKIMYPLARLLDVLSSWMVQDGEARVGAYSSQDIRLLLKESQRSGHIHHTELLLVDNIFKFTETHAREIMIPRREIICLYTQLSLAENKQMALAEMHTRYPVCESDKDDIIGFVHIKDLWKDAQHTLTDIEQILRPIMTVPESIFIRELLGQMQESKTQIAILIDEYGGTSGIVTLEDIMEEIVGEIQDEFDEERAMIEQLGEGSHSISGMMQIEEVNSCLGTNISCDNFDTIGGWMYSQLENLPRKGNRVKEANHFEFVIEETDHYRISRIRVSRLAAYPSDKEQEDLKGDAGNADGKGTGT; translated from the coding sequence ATGAATAAACATAATTACCGTCACTTAAAAACGGCGAGAGATGGACGAGGGGGTGCGCCTACCGTCACCGGAGCAAGCATGTTCTGGGGCAGGGCAGGCGAAGCCGCATTGGGTGAAACGATTCAGTTTGTGCTGTTTGCAGGGTTATTGCTGGCTAACGGTTTTTTCACAGCGGCGGAGACGGCTATGCTGCGTTTGCGGCCTGATCAGCTTCACAAGCTGCAGAGCGGGCGGCGTTCATCAAAAAGGGCAGCTGCTTCTGCTGCGATGCTGCGTGAGCCTCAAACTTATTTAACCATATGCCAGCTTGGAATAACGCTCGCGTCGCTTGGGATGGGCTGGATGGGTATTCCGGCATTCCGCCTGCTCTTCGATTCATGGCTGACTGGAATGAGTGGGCAAGTCCCCATCGCTCCAATCGTAGCGGAAGTATGCGCTGTCGCAGCCGCTTTGCTGCTGGCTGCCATGCTGCACAGCGTTTGTGGCGCACTCGTTCCGAAAGCCATTGCGGGACATCGTGCGAAGCGGGTCGTTGCGCTCGCGGCCGCACCACTGTTTTATTTTCATAAAATCATGTATCCGTTGGCACGGCTGCTGGACGTACTGTCCAGCTGGATGGTTCAGGATGGTGAAGCCCGGGTGGGCGCATATTCCAGTCAAGACATTCGACTGCTGCTCAAGGAAAGCCAGCGTAGCGGACACATTCATCATACGGAGCTGCTGCTTGTTGATAATATTTTCAAATTTACAGAAACGCATGCGAGAGAAATTATGATTCCAAGGCGGGAGATCATCTGCTTGTACACCCAGCTGTCGCTTGCGGAAAATAAACAGATGGCGCTTGCCGAAATGCATACGCGTTATCCCGTCTGTGAAAGCGACAAGGATGATATTATCGGTTTTGTCCATATCAAAGATTTATGGAAGGATGCGCAGCATACGCTGACCGACATCGAGCAAATTTTGCGCCCAATTATGACGGTGCCGGAGTCGATTTTCATACGGGAGCTGCTTGGGCAAATGCAGGAGAGCAAAACGCAAATTGCGATTTTAATAGATGAATATGGCGGTACGTCAGGCATTGTAACGCTGGAAGACATTATGGAGGAAATTGTTGGTGAAATTCAGGATGAGTTTGACGAGGAGCGAGCGATGATTGAGCAGCTCGGCGAAGGGAGCCACTCGATTAGCGGGATGATGCAGATTGAGGAGGTAAACAGCTGCCTCGGCACGAATATTAGCTGTGACAACTTTGATACGATTGGCGGCTGGATGTATTCCCAACTGGAAAACCTGCCGCGCAAAGGCAATCGTGTAAAAGAAGCCAATCATTTCGAGTTTGTCATCGAGGAAACAGATCATTACCGCATTTCCCGTATTCGCGTGAGCCGGCTCGCTGCTTATCCTTCAGACAAGGAGCAAGAGGATTTGAAGGGAGACGCTGGAAATGCTGACGGCAAGGGGACAGGGACATAA
- the mnmA gene encoding tRNA 2-thiouridine(34) synthase MnmA: MEKSKQETRVVVGMSGGVDSSVTALLLKQEGYDVVGIFMKNWDDTDEFGHCTAEEDAEDVRRVCDQIGIPYYTVNFEKQYFDKVFTYFLDEYKRGRTPNPDVMCNREIKFGDFLKKANELGADYLATGHYARVERTPDGETKLLRGVDSNKDQTYFLSALNQKQLAKAMFPIGHLPKPEVRRLAEEAGLYTAKKKDSTGVCFIGERNFKEFLSGYLPAQKGDMVDIRSGEVKGKHDGLMYYTLGQRQGLGIGGSGNGEPWFVADKDLERNILYVVQGEQHPSMYSTGLIASGMNWIAPQQPEGPFRCTAKFRYRQADQGVTVTPGADGTAHIVFDQPQKAITPGQAVVLYDGNVCLAGGTIDIVEKIEVDEAAFLAAR; this comes from the coding sequence ATGGAAAAATCCAAACAAGAAACTAGAGTCGTTGTCGGCATGTCCGGCGGTGTAGACTCTTCTGTAACCGCACTGCTGCTTAAGCAGGAAGGTTATGATGTTGTCGGCATTTTCATGAAAAACTGGGATGATACCGATGAATTTGGTCACTGCACAGCAGAGGAAGACGCGGAAGACGTTCGCCGCGTATGCGACCAGATCGGCATTCCGTATTATACGGTTAATTTTGAGAAGCAATATTTCGATAAAGTATTCACTTATTTTCTAGATGAATACAAGCGCGGCCGTACGCCGAATCCCGACGTCATGTGCAACCGGGAAATTAAGTTCGGCGATTTTCTCAAAAAAGCGAATGAGCTGGGCGCCGACTATTTGGCGACAGGCCATTACGCGCGCGTAGAACGTACGCCGGATGGCGAAACGAAGCTGCTGCGCGGCGTGGACAGCAACAAGGACCAGACTTATTTCCTCAGTGCGCTGAACCAGAAGCAGCTCGCGAAGGCAATGTTCCCGATTGGCCATCTGCCGAAGCCAGAGGTAAGACGGCTTGCTGAGGAAGCAGGCTTGTACACCGCGAAGAAAAAAGACAGCACCGGCGTCTGCTTCATCGGCGAGCGCAACTTCAAGGAATTTCTGAGCGGCTATTTGCCAGCCCAGAAAGGCGACATGGTCGACATTCGCAGCGGTGAAGTCAAGGGCAAGCATGACGGCCTGATGTATTATACACTCGGACAGCGCCAAGGCCTTGGCATTGGCGGCTCCGGCAATGGCGAGCCTTGGTTCGTTGCGGACAAAGACCTTGAGCGCAACATTTTGTATGTGGTGCAAGGCGAGCAGCATCCTAGCATGTATTCGACTGGTCTAATCGCCAGCGGCATGAACTGGATTGCACCTCAGCAGCCCGAAGGTCCTTTTCGCTGCACGGCCAAGTTCCGCTACCGCCAAGCAGATCAGGGCGTTACCGTGACACCTGGCGCTGACGGAACAGCACATATTGTGTTCGATCAGCCGCAAAAGGCGATCACGCCAGGCCAAGCCGTCGTTCTCTATGATGGCAATGTTTGTCTGGCGGGCGGCACAATCGATATCGTAGAGAAGATTGAAGTCGACGAAGCGGCTTTCCTTGCCGCTCGTTAA
- a CDS encoding Rrf2 family transcriptional regulator: MKISTKGRYGLTIMMELAGKFGEGPISLKSIAERNSLSEHYLEQLVAPLRNAGLVKSIRGAYGGYILSKEPEHITAGDVIRVLEGPISPVDFTEEDDPAKRDLWLRIRDGIASVLDSTTLQDMVSFQDPGKADSYMFYI; this comes from the coding sequence ATGAAAATATCAACCAAAGGCCGTTACGGCCTAACGATAATGATGGAGCTTGCGGGGAAATTTGGCGAGGGACCGATCTCTTTGAAAAGCATAGCTGAACGCAATAGCTTGTCCGAGCATTATTTGGAGCAGCTCGTTGCGCCGCTTCGCAATGCTGGACTTGTAAAAAGTATTCGTGGAGCCTATGGCGGCTACATTTTGTCCAAGGAGCCTGAGCATATTACAGCTGGTGATGTGATCCGCGTGCTGGAAGGGCCAATCTCCCCAGTCGATTTTACCGAAGAGGATGATCCGGCGAAGCGCGATCTGTGGCTGCGTATTCGCGATGGCATCGCCTCCGTATTAGATTCGACCACACTTCAGGACATGGTCAGCTTCCAAGATCCAGGCAAAGCGGATAGCTATATGTTCTACATTTAA
- a CDS encoding cysteine desulfurase family protein: MHYFDHAATTPMHPEVARAMLEVMQGPGGNASSMHAFGRAARQHINRSRDQIAAAVGCKPAELVFTSGGTESNNMALKGVARAQALQGKNHIITAEAEHHAVLHPCEALEREGFELTLLPVDEQGQVSLADIAAAIKPNTALISIMHGNNEVGSMQPIEDIGRLAHERGVIFHVDAVQALGTASYQLNGLPIDLMSFSAHKINGPQGVGALYIAAGTPFEASSQGGSQERKRRAGTENVAGIVGFAKAVEICVKEAQNKQLFLSELRMVWVELLRKNVDIDMVINGAAEQALPHIVNISFIGIDTETMLMNLDMAGIAAASGSACTSGALERSHVLRSMKLSEERLASAVRFSFGLGNTKEELGAAAQKVATIVQRIRNNA; this comes from the coding sequence ATGCACTATTTCGATCATGCCGCAACGACGCCAATGCATCCAGAAGTCGCGCGCGCGATGCTGGAAGTGATGCAGGGTCCGGGAGGCAATGCATCGAGCATGCATGCCTTCGGACGCGCGGCGCGGCAGCATATTAATCGCTCTCGCGACCAGATCGCTGCAGCTGTCGGCTGCAAGCCTGCTGAACTCGTATTTACGTCTGGCGGCACGGAGAGCAACAATATGGCGCTCAAGGGTGTTGCCCGCGCGCAGGCGCTGCAAGGCAAAAACCATATCATTACAGCGGAGGCTGAGCACCATGCGGTGCTGCATCCCTGCGAAGCGCTTGAGCGCGAAGGCTTTGAGCTGACGCTGCTGCCCGTTGATGAGCAAGGGCAAGTGTCGCTTGCTGATATAGCGGCGGCAATAAAGCCAAATACGGCGCTGATTAGCATTATGCACGGCAATAATGAGGTAGGAAGTATGCAGCCGATTGAAGACATCGGGCGCCTGGCGCATGAGCGAGGCGTTATTTTTCATGTCGACGCCGTTCAGGCACTGGGTACAGCGAGCTATCAGCTCAATGGGCTGCCAATCGATTTGATGAGCTTTTCCGCCCACAAAATCAACGGCCCGCAAGGGGTTGGCGCGTTATATATCGCTGCTGGCACGCCATTTGAGGCGAGCTCGCAGGGCGGCTCTCAAGAACGCAAGCGCCGTGCAGGCACGGAAAATGTCGCCGGCATCGTCGGCTTCGCCAAAGCTGTTGAAATTTGTGTGAAAGAAGCGCAAAACAAGCAACTTTTTCTGAGCGAGCTTCGTATGGTATGGGTAGAGCTGCTTAGGAAAAATGTGGATATTGATATGGTCATCAATGGCGCGGCGGAGCAGGCACTTCCGCATATCGTCAATATCAGCTTTATCGGGATCGATACCGAGACGATGCTGATGAATCTCGATATGGCAGGCATTGCAGCCGCAAGCGGCTCGGCCTGCACGTCAGGGGCGCTGGAGCGCTCCCATGTGCTGCGGTCGATGAAGCTGTCGGAGGAAAGGCTGGCTTCCGCCGTAAGATTCAGCTTCGGTTTGGGGAATACTAAGGAGGAACTGGGTGCCGCAGCACAAAAAGTTGCAACGATTGTGCAGCGCATCCGTAATAACGCCTAG